Proteins from a single region of Syngnathus scovelli strain Florida chromosome 7, RoL_Ssco_1.2, whole genome shotgun sequence:
- the rab4b gene encoding ras-related protein Rab-4B produces MSETYDFLFKFLVIGSAGTGKSCLLHQFIENKFKQDSNHTIGVEFGSRVVNVAGKTVKLQIWDTAGQERFRSVTRSYYRGAAGALLVYDITSRETYNALTNWLTDARTLASPNIVIILCGNKKDLEAEREVTFLEASRFAQENDLMFMETSALTGENVEEGFLKCARTILNKIDSGELDPERMGSGIQYGDSSLRQLRQPRGSTAQNKQQCSC; encoded by the exons ATGTCCGAGACGTACG ATTTCCTCTTTAAGTTCTTGGTGATTGGCAGCGCCGGGACAGGGAAATCCTGCCTCCTCCATCAGTTCATTGAGAACAAAT TCAAACAGGACTCCAACCACACTATCGGAGTGGAGTTTGGTTCCAGAGTGGTCAATGTCGCCGGGAAGACGGTCAAACTGCAGATTTGGGACACCGCCGGCCAGGAACGCTTCCG TTCAGTGACGCGCAGCTACTATCGGGGAGCAGCCGGTGCACTTCTCGTCTATGATATTACCAG CCGAGAGACGTACAACGCTCTGACCAACTGGCTGACAGACGCGCGCACACTGGCCAGCCCCAACATCGTCATCATCCTATGCGGCAACAAGAAGGACCTGGAGGCCGAGCGGGAGGTCACCTTCCTGGAGGCGTCGCGCTTTGCTCAGGAGAACG ATCTGATGTTCATGGAGACCAGCGCTCTGACGGGAGAGAACGTGGAGGAGGGCTTTCTCAAGTGCGCTCGCACCATCCTCAACAAGATCGACTCAG GCGAGTTGGACCCGGAAAGGATGGGCTCGGGGATCCAATACGGCGACTCTTCGCTGAGGCAGCTGCGGCAGCCGCGAGGCAGCACCGCACAGAACAAGCAGCAATGTAGTTGCTAG